Within the candidate division TA06 bacterium genome, the region AAAACAAGCCACAAATGTGAAACGAATCGAGGGATAATCCCTCTTCGATCACAGAAAGAGCCCCGGATATCCGTAACACGCGATTCCGGGGCTCTTTCATTTCCCAATTTCGTAATACAGAAAGAAAAGTGTCATTGCGAGACTCGCGAAGCGAGTCGAAGCAATCTGATTCAATCTAACACAAGCAGATCCGGAGTTTATCCTGAGAGAATCGAAGGGACTTTGCCAGACTTCGTCTGGCTTCGCTCAGGACGAAATATCGCTCATCCCGCCTGCGGCGGGCTGGGCCTATTTCGTTTCCCAATTTCGTCTCACCCCGGCCCTTGTTTTGTTGTAAGAAAAAGCAGATTCTCCTCCGTCGGCTTGCGCCGACGAAGGACAACACCAGCAACCGAAAACAATTCCCGCCCCACTTGTCATTGCGAGACCCGCGGAGCGGGTCGAAGCAATCTCCGGAGAGGTCTTTCTTGTGACTTCTCCCCCAACTCCTGGTTGCAGGCAGGGCGGCAGGGTATTTGTCCTTCGACTACGCTCCATCGACTTCACTCGGGGCACTCAGGACAGGCTCGGAAGCCTCGGCCTTTGTCTGTTGCTTTTGGGCGTCTTGGGTATTACACTGACATATCTACGGCCAGATCTGGACTAGCCTTCAGACATTCTATTATCTTCGGCCCCCTCTTCTCTCCTTTTTTCTAGGCGGGCGAGCATCGTCGACCTTCAAGGTTTGTCCTTTGAAATCAGAACCATCCAATGCTTCTTTCGCTTTTTCAGCTTCGGATTGACTGGACATTTCAACAAATCCAAACCCTCTACCTTCAATCACATTGACTTGCGTGACTTCACCATGAGCGGAGAATAATTCCTCCAGTTCTTTGCTGGTCACAGAATAGTCAAAATTCCCCACATAAAGCTTGGTGCCTGGCATTCCGGCCTCCTTCTTCTCTCTCTGGCCACGAATCTTTGCTTCGGCGGTAGACACAACATATCAATTCTAGCCTCAATCACAAGGTGTGATTGATTACTTCCACCACCTCCTTTACAGTCTGCCATCCACTTCATCGAAGCCAAAAGTGGCCTGGGCCTTTTGGATTCCTCGGTCGGCTTGCGCCGACGAAGCACGAAATATGCCTCATCAGATATCAAGAAAGAATTCAGCAGGTCCTTCGGCTATCGCTCAGGACCTCCGGCGTTCTACGTTCAAAGTGGGGCGAGCAAAACCCGCCGCGAAGTCCCACAAAGCCACGGAGGGCGAAGTGGGGAAGTCAAGAGAGGCGAAGCCCGTCGTAGCTACCTGAGCGTAGACTGGCGAAGGCGGGTGAGCGAGGGGACTTGAACCCCCAACCACTGGAGCCACAGTCCAGTGCTCTAACCAGTTGAGCTACGCCCACCACGTGATTACTACCTAACTTGTATACAGTGAGGAAGTTAACAGAAAGAGGGCGGCTTGTCAAGCTCAACGCCCACGGACACCGTGACCCAAAAACCTGAAATTCCCCACCCGTTCCCCCTGACCCCGCCCGAAATTCCGAAAATAAACTACAGAACCCACCCCTGCCGCCACCCAGAACAGAATATGTCATTGCGAGACTCGCGGAGCGAGTCGAAGCAATCTCCGGCAAGGTCTTTCATTTCCCCAATTTCCGAATTTCTTGGTTTCCCAGTTGCTCAATTTCTGGTAGAGTGTAGGCGGTTGTGGCCGATTTTCGATCTTCGAATTTCGATTTTCGTGTTTTGGGCTTCTCGGAATGGAGGCAAACGATGAAACGCTGGGCGTCAATCACAATAACCCTCGTGGCTGTGCTGGCCGTTCTTGCGGGTTGCGCTAAGGAACCGGAGCACGTGAAAATCGGATACCTCCCAACACCTGCTGACATCTTGTTCTTCGTCGCGATCAAAGAAGGCTGTTTCAAAAAGCAAGCCCTGGAAGTCACCCCAGTCAAGTTTGGAACTGCCAACGAAGCAATGAATGCGTTGGTGCGCGGTGAGGTTGATCTCCTGGCGCACATTGGTTTCACTACTATCTTTGCGCTTGAACAGAAGACCCCGGGGCTGCTGAGAATCTTCCTTCCGGCAGGTGAGGGGGAAGGGCACGTAGTAAGCCAGATCATCGTTAGAAAAGACGCAGGCATCGAATCCGTTGATGACTTGAAGGGGCGCAAAATAGGATGCTCCCACGGGATCACTAATCTGAAGTGGCTTGGGCTGATGCTCAAAAAGATGGGATTTGATCCGCAGAAAGACGTTACGATCGTTCAGGTCGGCAGATCTATGCTCATCCAGGGGCTGGCCAGGCACGAGTACGATGCTCTCTATGCCATGGAACCACGTACGACCAAGGCAATAGAACAGGGGATAGGAATCTCGCTACTCGATAATCCCCGTAGCAAATATATCATGGATCCCTTCCTCTCGGGATCGCTCGTTATGCCGGCGAAGCTAGTCAAGGAAGAGCCCGAGAAAGCGAAGAGAATCTATGTAGCGTTTGAGAGAGCCTCTCGATTTCTCCGCAAAAACCCTGACAAAGCGAAGGAGCTGCTTCCGAAGTATACTGGTCTAAGTTATAGACTCCTACAACGAATTCACGTTCAGGCTATCTACGAGCCCACCGATGAGATAATCGACCTGATACAGAAGGAGGCGGACCTTCTCCATGAGTTCAGACTCCTCTTGGGCAAAGTAGACGTGAAACCCATGATCCTCACCCGCAACCACCTGCGCTAACCGGAGACTCAAAGACGAAATCACGAACGACATTTTCTGTAGGGGCGCGGTCGCCGCGCCCTGAGCATGCTTTTACTGGAGAAAGCACACAGGCTGGCCAAATCTGTTGCCTAGTACACACCAGCCTTTCGACTGGTGCATTTCTCTAGTGGTCTCCAGACTACTTCCTGGTCCCCTTCTGTCCCGCGTCCAGGCGCCGGAAGGTGGGCTGGAGGCCGGGCTTGCCCCGATAATTCCCGGGCATCGTCATCTCCACCTCATAGGACCCGTCCAGCTTGTCCACGATCTTGACCACCTTGCCCTGCTTGACGTCAAGCTTCAACAGGTCCCCATGGCCTGGGCCCACATGGTTCCCGAAATGATCCTTCGGCGTAACAATCAGCTTTACGTAGGTCTGCTTGTCCACCGGGCGGTATTCACGCCTGACCACACTCAATAAGCTTTTCTGTGGCTGAATCTTGGGCCTCACGTGCACGGTGAAGACCTTTTCCCGGTTCAATACTGAAACCTTCCCCTTCTGACGCGCGCTGGCCACGAAATGGAAGGTGTAGAGGCCATCGTACCGGGTCTGCTTGAAGATCGCCGTGTACTTGCCATCGCCCGGAATCTCATCGCCGGCCTTGCCCTCGTCGTTAAGCACAACCGTCGCCATCTTGGTGGGTACTTTCATCTTCTTCTGGGCCATAATTTGATATTTCTTTTCCACGGCTGAAACCAGTACATCCTTCTCCACG harbors:
- a CDS encoding RNA-binding protein; translated protein: MPGTKLYVGNFDYSVTSKELEELFSAHGEVTQVNVIEGRGFGFVEMSSQSEAEKAKEALDGSDFKGQTLKVDDARPPRKKERRGGRR
- a CDS encoding ABC transporter substrate-binding protein, whose protein sequence is MKRWASITITLVAVLAVLAGCAKEPEHVKIGYLPTPADILFFVAIKEGCFKKQALEVTPVKFGTANEAMNALVRGEVDLLAHIGFTTIFALEQKTPGLLRIFLPAGEGEGHVVSQIIVRKDAGIESVDDLKGRKIGCSHGITNLKWLGLMLKKMGFDPQKDVTIVQVGRSMLIQGLARHEYDALYAMEPRTTKAIEQGIGISLLDNPRSKYIMDPFLSGSLVMPAKLVKEEPEKAKRIYVAFERASRFLRKNPDKAKELLPKYTGLSYRLLQRIHVQAIYEPTDEIIDLIQKEADLLHEFRLLLGKVDVKPMILTRNHLR